From the Tigriopus californicus strain San Diego chromosome 4, Tcal_SD_v2.1, whole genome shotgun sequence genome, the window ccttTGTTAGCCAATAGAGGCTTAGTAAAGGATAActattgctttcattttggtaCTTGACAGAATTTTTCTCAAACACTAAAATCTCACAGAGAGAAAAGTGTTTCTTAATGCTAATTTGATTCTACTTTCCTGAGTTATATTTCTTCAGCATGTATTCTTTTATGTGTACTAAATACTATAGCACTTTGTTGATGGGTTGATTTCAAATCTTACGTAGCGTACATAATAATAACGATCACTTTACCCCGAGACCTTCGTCTTAAATAAAAATATGTACACCCTGGGGATTTATTTGAGTTGAGCACTTCACTAGTCATCCATTGATCGAAATAGAAGTGTTGGTAGGATCATGAATACTTTATGGtctctttgcattttttctcgCCAGAGCGTGAAGTCATTAAACCTGATTGGTTCACAAACACACATCTACTTAGGacgttccttttttgttcctaCTTCTAGCTTGGATGTCTGGCTGGACACATGATcttaaaattggaaaaatgtcTGTGAAACGATTATGGctcaaaattgctttgaagaGATCCAAATCGTAAACATGTTTGGAAGAAGTCCAAATCATTCAgaaatttcaatgtcttgaacGTGGTATGTGGTATAACTAAGAAACTGGCaatctcctttttcttttaactTTACAAAAATCAATCCAAAGAGACTAGCGAGAAAAAGGATTCAAAGAAGTATGGTATTAagaactttttattttgaaccaCACTAATATGTCACATAAACCTACCGTATTTTGcaaattgttgcaaaaagtgTCCCTATGAGTTTAATATTCCGGTTTGACAACTGTTCGTTTACGTCAAATGTGAACAAGACTGGGCACTTCTATTTTCATCCACTTTCATACCCAGTCCAGCTGTATGTCATATCTTGGAAAGGTTAAAGAGCTTAAAATAGCCTCGGGTGACGTCTTCATTGCAGTAAAAAATGCAAGTGTAAAATACTCGAAGCAACCCCATCGTTTCACATTTTattcttgaaaaatcaattgGCATCATGAATACACTTTAAGTTGCACATGTTCGACTTCTCAATGTGATATTGAAACTTTCATGAAATCCTCGCATCCGAAGCGCAATAAAGAAACCAACCTCAATAATAGATTGAAATCATCGCCTCGTCCGATCATTAATCGATTTTCGGCCAAATGAGCAAGAACGCTTTGGGGATCTTCACGATGTTCACATTCGTAATGCCAAAAATTGTTGGAACACATCCAAAATGTTGGGATCCAGATCTTGTGTGAATAGCAGAGTCTCCAAGGTGGTACTGTACTTCTCGACCTGTTCATGGTGCTATCAGGACAAGATATTGAGGAGTTTAAACTTGAAAGAAGATGAGTTAGAAGTGAAGATAAATCTTACCAGTAAGAAAATTTGTTGCAGTCGGCCAATGGTCCAATGATACCATGGGTTCTTGAAGTTCACTCCATCTGTGTCACAACGGACCAAATGCTCTGATAAGATCATAATGAAACGCTGGAAAATAACGAGAGAGAGGGGAGGGCGTTTATTATGCATCAAATGAGTGGTTTAAAATGGCGCATGAGCTCCCCTCGATGGCAATGGACATTGAGAGAGGGTTTTTGGGATTGGGGGGAGGCATTCATTTCTTGTTATCTAGACCCCACTCTGTCTACGGCATTCGATCTAATCTGTGGGGTTCTCTTTTGCACACTTGGTTCCTTGGGAGCCTTTGAAGTTTCCCCGAAGCAAATCCATTGCAGACTGTTAGATCGGATCTCGCATTTCGAGTCGTTTTTCCTCTCTGTattggatttcttttccgaaACAGACACAAAAGCGGCAACACAACGGAGCATTGACATTACGGAAGAGATTCTCTGGAATTTCATGAACCTAGTGTGGCATTCAACGAGATAAATGGGCTTAAATCCTCTAAGAATGTGGGATGTTGAAGTGTTGGAATTTTCAATTGCGATTATGTAGGAAATGGAAGTCATTGAAATGGCGAGATTGTGAGATGCCGAGTACAAATAAAATTCAATCCCTATTGAAAGTaaaaatctgaaaaataaAGCTTAAACTAATGCTGTGTCCCTTATTTTGAActcagctttttttttcaggaaaaTTTATTGGCGCTGATCTCAAGTTTATATTCAGTACCTGGGTGATTACGTCGATCTTCTCTCAGgatctcaaaacaaaatataaaaacacCCGCAAAATTTTAGTCTCCTCTTAAACGACCTCATTAAAAGTTTCTTAATTAGTCAACGTCCTTACAATACGATTGGTACATTCTCCGCAACAACGCCCACACTTTTATAGTAAATGCTTATTATTAGGGCTCGATGGTAGTTGCACTtaacagaagaagaagaattgtCACTTCTAGCACACTCCAATATCTGAATTATCTCTCCTTTTTTTCGTTGCTCTGAAGTGTTATTGgaaacacttcaaaaaatcttttttttctgcgAGGCAAGTTCTGCAATGCAAGCAAGAAATTTCGCCATATTGGCAGGTTAGCAAGCTTTGATCTGGGCTTACTTGGAGATTTATAAGACTTGGGAGGAAGaaatataaaacaaaaaaccaaagtACTGAGGAAAAGCAAGGACAAACAAAATTTCACTAATTTCAAACGAAAAGTCTCGAGATCCGGTTCAGTTGGATCATGTAATCCTTCTTACCTGGAAAATGATGagaaacaagtttttttggtCGGCTTGTGCGGCTTCGAGTTTTTCTTCGAGTTTTTCCACTTGCTCCTCGGTGGGCTTCTCCATGGTCTTCCGCGATTGATCATTGTCCGAGTCCTCGGACTCACTCTCCACATCCTCCACCATTTTGCGAGCATCATTAGCCTCTTTGTTCAACTTGTTCACGTGTTTATTCATCTTCCTACGGATCCAAgagttcaatgaaaattagGCGTTGTTTCGAAACGCATTGACGTGTGTTCCTTCCTTACCTAATGGTGAGATGAAGGATTTCCCACGTGTAGACCTTGGTGAATTCTCCCACCATCTCCTTGGAGAACAGCCAATTAGCCACGGCCGAGCACTCCACAATCTGCGTTTTTAGTAGCTTGTCCACCAGTACAACCATCATTTGATGGTGCTTCCGCCACAATTCGTACATGCTTCGGAGCATACAGATTTGGGCCTCTTCAGTGTCGGCCAAAGTCTGGCAtccaatgaaataaaaaaaatatcttcgcTTGTTAAGAGCCCCAAGGCCATGCAGATGTGTATTTCGTGTGCCATGAAGAGAAGGGGAAGTTTCAAGAACGTATCAAAGGCAATGAAATACCAAAATAATTATGTATGAAGATagtttcaatgaaaatgattcgCCTCGAGCCTTTCGTTTCCGACAAAACTTAATGTAGACCGTCAAATCATCATAAGATTCTATTGTCAAGACAAGATAAATTAATGCAATTCCATTCCACTCCCTCGAGGGCAACTTCCCTTTAAGTTCCCCTAAATCCCAAATCGTGAGTCGAGTTTTTTTGGAGAGTCGACCTCGAAGCTTTGCAATCTAAACTAGGCGAGACATGGTGTGGCATATTTGGTCTTGCTTTGAAAGCCAACATGGCAGTAATGTCGACAAACTTTGACTTGCTTACCTTGAAGGTGGGATGAAACTTGGCGATGGCCGCGAATGAGTGAGAGAAACTTTTGCTTGCCAAGTGAAGCAACGTCTGGGTGAACACGGTTACCTGAAGAGAGCAATAACCATTTCGTCTTATCTGGCTTTAGAGATTGGCAGTTCAATCCCAAACCTTACCTTTAGGGTGTTCAATTCGCGATCTTGTTCCCCTTCCGGGATATCGCTGAGAATGGCCTGGATCTCTTCTTGCGATATCTTTTGTTTAATGGCATTTACCAACTTGAAGGCCAGATTGCATCCATTGATCTCTAGAAAAGAGAATAGGGAATGCGAGAAGAGGTtccaaggagaagaagaaacatacTTTTTGTGATCTCTTATGATGGTCAAGGGCGATCAAAAGTGGAGTATGAAAAGAGGTGCAAAGCCTTACCTGCGCCAGGCTCGTTGGGATCGAGTGCAAATTTAAAGTGGGCCTCGGGCTTTTCGGGCGCAAAAGCGGCGAAACTCTCTGGAACAACGTCCACGATCCTTTGATGATAGGCCAATCTGAAGCAAGGGATGATTTGGGCTAGAGgccttgaaatggcaaagGGTCACTATTTAATGCATTTTGCATTCTCATACCTGAGGCATTTCAATAGGACCTCTTTGATGAACTTGGGTTTGGGCATCTCAGGATCCGTTTTGGTGTGCTCCTCCCAATCTTCCCAAGACCAACGGAATTGAAAGTTCGACAAATGGTACGAAAACCAAGAGATGAATCTAAAAtgaaagcaatcaaatcaGGTACGCACAAAAAGTTCTTGTTCAATAGTGGATGGATGACGAGTGTTTCATTCTGGTTCATGCTAAGGGAACCTGACACaatgaaaacataaaaaaaataacccCAACTTACCATAAGTCACACACAGCTCGACAGAAAGTTGGGAGTGCAAAAGATGAGTAAAAACTAACccttggaagaagaagacgaagaagaataACTAATTTCGCCACGGGAAAGCATGTTGCAGCCTTTACACTTGGATGGCAATTAATGCATAACAGTTTGGTCGTAACAGATTGTTCAAATGTGAGTTACAATGAACCCTAACTCGTAATCAAGAACCAAGTTTCAACACACATTTTAAGCTGAAGTCAACTTTCGAGTTATTAAGCCgagattttgttcaactttttttggtaaCAACATTGATTAATTCAGTCAGTGGGTGTTATTGTTGTGGGCGCTTTACACCttgttgccaaaaatattgcaaCTGCATTGATcatatcttttgaaattcgAACCAAACCAGGTCTTACCTATCAAAGCAAGTGACACTCATCGTGTCGATGCGCTCAAAAAGCAACTCGGTAGCTTGAGCCAACACCTGTGGCATCGTACTTGGTTGAAGCTTGCACAATTCGATCAAGATGCTGCCATACGCAATCTCAATGAACTCGGGATTCGGTAAGCGGAAGATCTCGCCAAACATGACCTCCACAATCATGTACTCCAATgggattttatttttgagtgGATAGCTCAACAATTGGGCGGCACTAAAGAAAACATTAATCTTATTACTCAGAATGACTCCATTTGACTCTTTGAGGCTACAAAACCCACCATTCCTTGCGCTCTTTGTGATAGGTCTTGAGGATGTGTCTCAACTGCTCCTCGATGAGATATCGCTCAATGGAGTGCTGTCCCGGCAAGATGATGGTGCTCGAAGGTCCCTCGGGACAATCCGTGTAATCAAACATTCTGAACACCACTTGCGGCAACGGATAAATAGTTGACGGGTGATGAGGTTGAGGTACCATTTGGGGCAGATTGTGTTGCAAGGCCTCACACAAGACCGAGTCAAAGGCCAAATAAGGCCGCACGATGTGTTTCTCCACCCACATGTCGCTCCGCAAACGCTTGATTTGCTGCCACAAGCAATCCAGATACTAGAAGGAGAACAAACAAGTCCCACATGATGTCCAATTTTTCACCACCTAATCGTCGTGGTCGAGGGTTACCTCCTCCTGCGGATGAGGCGTGTCTGAGCGAAACACGCGGAGGGCGTTATGATGCGTCTTATTACGCCGCTTGATATAGCCTTCCAAAGAGCCTAACATGCGATCCAATTCAGACTCCTTCTTTTCGTAGAGCTCTCGACCCACCCAAGGGAGACAAGACAAGACGGCATAAGCGAACCAATCCCGACGAACCTAATGGGAGAACGCATAGACCATCAAAATCAGAGAACAGTTTATCATGATTATTCGTCTGGTCTCACCTGAGGCACACCCTCTTCCAAGGCGGCATCCACAAAATTGTCCATGAGTTGGAGGAGAGATCCGGCCGAGATAACGTGGCAATTGACCAAATCCGCGATGAAACGCAGGGCAAAACGCGCTTGCTCCCATTTGACCGTTTTCAACGAGTCTTTCATGGACTTGATGAGTAACTCCACGCACTAAAAGAAGTGACATTGGAGTGCCCGATTTCTGTCGCTTGAATCTCACCCGTCTCAGAACAATATTTGATCAGAGACCCCGGAGGATACTGAtacaaaatgacttttctCAGGCCCTTTATTCTATAACGTGGCTAAATAGTTGGACTTATTAGTTATTACTACGAGCGTATTACGCGCCAGAGAACCCGGGATTTGACAGGAGTTACTGCCGGATAGCCCCGTTGACCGCTAGGAGCTAAAGCGGCTGTATACAAAGAGACACGAGGTTGAGCTCActccatttcattcaatcGTCGGCCAAAAAGCGAGCCGGTGAGTCGCCAAAGTAGTCGCCAGACTGATAATACAAAGAGAAGCAAAACTGGGGTTGATAGATGACAAGTCTAACTTGAGCCACTAGGTCCCGGAGGCTGAGGGGTCACAAGCTACTCCCTGGCCGCCGGTGGGTCAGGTGCAATGAGCGCTCAATGGTCGCTCGATGGGCTGGGAAACCGGTTCAGGTCTGTGGTGGTCTCTAGTAGGGAACCGCCTCCTCCGGGCGGATCTATTGGGCGAATGAGACTGGTCCTGTTCTTACCTCGCCGCCAAAGTTGTAGTTCTTGGTGTTGAGTAATCCGATGAGGGTGGTGTAGATGGTGCACTTATCGGGCAAAGAGACGGCGCAATCCACCAAGATCTTGAGGATCTTGTTCTTGTAGGTGGTCAAATCCGCCTCCAACACCGAAGCCAGACCCTCTAAATTGCTTTCCAAGGATGAGGTGCTCTGAAATGACCGATCCATGAGATGCGTCTCAGCCTCCATTAAAGATCATGAACCACTACCTTTTCGCCCACACGGAGAATGAGCGATTCCAAGCGATCCTCGATTTCCACCGTTTCGTTGGTTCGCCGCTTTTTGCGGTACCCACCCGCCCCACCGCCTGAAAGAACCAACACCAAATGGCCATTCAATCCCACCGGCCCTGCCTTTCCTGACTGcctgactggctggctgaccCTTACCTTCCCGATCTTCATAGCCGCGTTTCCGGCGGTTCATAATGACTGAATGCGGCTAGATAGGAATCCTAGCAATCCGATCAATTGAGTTGAGGTCGCATCCAAACAGCGTTGCCACATTTTCAGCGCCCTGGGAGCCCAATTGGGCAGGCAAAAGTAGCCATTTGAGGCCATTGTGGTTGGTACTTTTCTTCGGGAACTGAAGCATTTTAAACAGTAATTTCATGGCATTGTCAGTAATCTtaattgcgactcttggtcatgtcgtGGCTTAAAAATCAATCTCGAAATTGTGTATGGGCATCATACAAGCATGGTTGAATCATAGAAGACGTAATATGGAAGCGTAAAACTCGAGTTGGTTGTGGTTTcttactgcagctgaatcggtcACCAGTGGACAGggcaactctagctgatggaaagccgcgcctctacaatcagaaactataccctagcagccaATCAGGGGACATTCATTGGCTCTGAGAACTAGTCCgtctggctagctctcatcgcactctctagatgttgcttcctctatggttaaatataaaaaagaaaactgtccAATTGGTAAAGACAATAAAACAGTTGACTTGAAAGTGATATATCACTTtaagtatgactagaattgttcattgcacatgaaaaaaaagtgaagagggggaATTGCACGTAGCACATAAGCAGATGGGTAGCACtaaatgaaggaaaatattGGTAATTGCAGTAGAGTGGctgggtcagattgaacagatgtTTCGTTAGCTCGCGGTGTTGGTGGCATTGGACCGGGGCCGTGACCGCCAAcactccaaagggatgtcgggACAAGAACGCTTTTAGTACACTTTATTAATAACTATTATCAAAaatttattaacttttttttttactttttgggaCAGGTTTTAGGGTAATTGCTCAAACGTTTTGAAAGCATGCCCTCTGACTATAACCGTGATAAGTTGATAAAACATTCCAAAGCACTTATTACGGTACGTCccataatgaatgaatgatgtttttaaaacttgtctggtgcaatatttttttcaaatttcgtaaaacatgtcaaatcTGTGTTCTTAAAAATTTACCTTAGATATAACATATATAGAGTTCGAACTAATGACCACccacaatgaaaaatgaccattGAGTTTTAAAATTAGTCCCGTTCAGGCCAGATGATTGTCCTCGTGGccattgagtttcaaaagtagccacttttgaaaattttggccTCGGCGGAGTCCATATGGCAGCGCTGGACGCAACACGCCGTGTTTAGGGTGACTAAAAGCCGTGTACACACTAAAGATGGTTCGTCAATGCCGATGGACCGCACATGATTCATATACAAATGATGATGGGCAATTTAATGGATTTTCCTCAAACACTCACGGTTTATACAAACACGGGTGTCTGACATTTGGATATGGGGGTTGAGTCCCAAGGGGTTGGGTGAGACAGGGACTAACTATCAGTCACCCGGAGTTGATTGAGGATGGACTCCGCCCAGGATGATGTGGTGCCATGAGAAATAAAGCGCTCCAACCAAAAATACGAAGCTGGTTTTGATATTCACACCCGGATCAGTACTGAATCTGGAGCCCAGTAGATTTTTTCCACAGTAATCAAGAACTTCCGACTTTCTCCAATGGCATCCCCGGGCCTCATCACCATGTCACGGTCCAGAGCGTAAACGCtagtttttattttcacattttgagtGTCTCACAGAAATCATacctttcattcaatatgGAATTTCGTCATTCACAGGCTAGACGCGCGCTAGAAGCTAATCTCATTTCCCCAAATTATCAATATTCCCACagtatcaaaataaaaactacTGAGTGACAAAACACGCGACCCTGCCGTTCAaggtctcggaaccagggctgctttaaaactcgttcctaatctcttgggtcttcatttctctaccctctttcgttggaatgggagTCCTGctagaggttcttcaagcaaaataattgattttccggatcgaaaccgATCACTACTTGTCAACTCCTGCTTTAGAAAATTTCTCGTAATACGTTGAATTATGACCCACGGAACCTGGTTCCAACGATTATTTTCTTCTCTTATTTGATCTGTGTAGTTTGTTCGTTCCCCCCATCCGCCCGGACAACTTCATGgagaaattgacaaaacaaaacagtcacggacttttggagtccgattttgCTGGTTCAATtgcgtgattatgaaaatatACTTTTGCGTTTGACNNNNNNNNNNNNNNNNNNNNNNNNNNNNNNNATGTTTAGAgaaagac encodes:
- the LOC131879744 gene encoding nuclear cap-binding protein subunit 1-like, which produces MNRRKRGYEDREGGGAGGYRKKRRTNETVEIEDRLESLILRVGEKSTSSLESNLEGLASVLEADLTTYKNKILKILVDCAVSLPDKCTIYTTLIGLLNTKNYNFGGECVELLIKSMKDSLKTVKWEQARFALRFIADLVNCHVISAGSLLQLMDNFVDAALEEGVPQVRRDWFAYAVLSCLPWVGRELYEKKESELDRMLGSLEGYIKRRNKTHHNALRVFRSDTPHPQEEYLDCLWQQIKRLRSDMWVEKHIVRPYLAFDSVLCEALQHNLPQMVPQPHHPSTIYPLPQVVFRMFDYTDCPEGPSSTIILPGQHSIERYLIEEQLRHILKTYHKERKECAAQLLSYPLKNKIPLEYMIVEVMFGEIFRLPNPEFIEIAYGSILIELCKLQPSTMPQVLAQATELLFERIDTMSVTCFDRFISWFSYHLSNFQFRWSWEDWEEHTKTDPEMPKPKFIKEVLLKCLRLAYHQRIVDVVPESFAAFAPEKPEAHFKFALDPNEPGAEINGCNLAFKLVNAIKQKISQEEIQAILSDIPEGEQDRELNTLKVTVFTQTLLHLASKSFSHSFAAIAKFHPTFKTLADTEEAQICMLRSMYELWRKHHQMMVVLVDKLLKTQIVECSAVANWLFSKEMVGEFTKVYTWEILHLTIRKMNKHVNKLNKEANDARKMVEDVESESEDSDNDQSRKTMEKPTEEQVEKLEEKLEAAQADQKNLFLIIFQRFIMILSEHLVRCDTDGVNFKNPWYHWTIGRLQQIFLLHHEQVEKYSTTLETLLFTQDLDPNILDVFQQFLALRM